The Neobacillus sp. OS1-2 genome includes a window with the following:
- a CDS encoding spore germination protein — MMIRLRKKKHFDGNKITPYPSTIKNEPLHSELTANEQIIKDLFQNCADLVTHPIYEAGKPKLLLIYLDGLTDTKTLEQGLLRPLLYEGFPHGLNKVHSLQQIIEQQLFAVTPIKNISTIDELVDGILMGNAGIIFEGEIKGIVADFNGMPLRSIEEPATEITIRGPRDGFTESIRTNSSLLRRRIRSSRLKFEALTVGELSQTSVEITYIEGIASESLLEEVRGRLSRIEIDGVLESEYIEEFIEDSSFTPFPQIQNTERPDIVIANLLEGKVAIMVDNTPFVLIVPMTFWNGLQSVEDYYERFLYTSFIRLVRYILFNMTMYLPSVYVALTTYHPKLIPTTLLISIAAAREGVPFPAIVEALIMEFVFEGLREAGIRLPKAVGSAVSIVGALVIGQAAVQAGIVSAPMVIVVATTGIASFAIPRYNLGTALRLIRFPMLLLAGIFGLYGIVIGFIALTIHLVTLRSFGVPYFTPVAPQIPVDLKDVFFRVPRWANTAGPIFTFGRNKQRIPKGQKPGPQKGGTKQ, encoded by the coding sequence ATGATGATTCGGCTCCGCAAAAAAAAGCATTTTGATGGCAATAAAATCACCCCCTATCCTTCTACTATAAAAAATGAGCCATTGCATTCAGAGCTTACAGCAAATGAACAAATAATAAAGGATCTTTTTCAAAACTGTGCTGACCTTGTCACTCATCCCATCTACGAAGCAGGAAAACCTAAATTGCTTTTAATTTATTTAGATGGGTTGACAGATACAAAGACTTTAGAACAGGGATTGCTGCGGCCTTTGTTATATGAAGGGTTTCCTCACGGCTTAAACAAAGTTCATTCACTTCAACAAATAATTGAGCAGCAACTATTCGCAGTCACACCCATTAAGAATATTTCAACCATTGATGAACTTGTTGACGGGATCCTAATGGGTAATGCTGGAATCATATTTGAGGGAGAAATAAAGGGTATTGTTGCTGATTTCAATGGAATGCCCCTGCGCAGTATTGAAGAACCGGCGACTGAAATTACGATTCGCGGCCCACGGGACGGATTTACGGAATCCATCCGCACCAATTCTTCGCTGCTACGCAGAAGGATTCGCAGTTCCAGGCTTAAATTCGAAGCATTAACCGTTGGGGAATTGTCGCAAACAAGTGTAGAGATTACCTACATTGAGGGAATTGCTTCTGAAAGCTTATTAGAGGAGGTTCGCGGGAGACTCAGTCGGATTGAAATTGATGGAGTATTGGAATCGGAATATATCGAGGAGTTTATAGAAGATAGTTCCTTTACACCCTTTCCCCAAATTCAAAATACGGAAAGACCTGATATTGTCATTGCAAATCTTCTTGAAGGTAAAGTGGCTATTATGGTGGATAACACACCCTTCGTCCTTATTGTTCCTATGACCTTCTGGAACGGTCTACAGTCGGTAGAAGATTATTATGAACGATTTCTCTACACATCCTTTATTCGGCTAGTTCGTTATATATTATTTAATATGACGATGTATTTACCATCTGTTTATGTTGCCTTGACTACCTATCATCCTAAACTGATCCCGACCACCCTTCTTATTAGTATTGCCGCGGCCCGTGAAGGCGTCCCATTTCCTGCCATCGTAGAGGCGCTAATTATGGAATTTGTTTTTGAGGGACTGCGAGAAGCTGGGATTCGCCTGCCAAAAGCAGTTGGGTCAGCCGTCAGTATTGTCGGTGCGCTTGTTATCGGCCAGGCTGCTGTACAAGCCGGAATTGTATCGGCCCCGATGGTCATTGTTGTGGCGACAACGGGGATTGCTTCATTTGCCATACCACGTTACAACCTGGGTACGGCACTACGGCTTATCCGGTTTCCAATGCTGCTTTTAGCAGGGATTTTTGGCTTATACGGTATTGTCATCGGCTTTATTGCCTTGACCATCCATCTCGTCACCCTTCGTTCTTTTGGCGTTCCCTATTTCACTCCCGTTGCCCCGCAAATACCAGTAGATTTAAAGGATGTGTTTTTTCGGGTGCCAAGATGGGCAAACACGGCCGGTCCTATCTTTACGTTTGGTAGGAATAAACAGCGTATTCCTAAAGGGCAGAAGCCAGGCCCCCAAAAAGGAGGTACGAAGCAATGA
- a CDS encoding TetR/AcrR family transcriptional regulator encodes MAPDRRKMIVEAATKSFSLFGFKATTMDQVAKLANVGKGTIYTFFKNKEELFEEIISSLVKEMIVEADAAIQPDLPFTENVHRALYRLLEFRSQHQLMIKLVQEEAEMGTLTVSEMLQHVENEIIAYLRQKIETAIAKGAITKVNTEITSFLLLKMYIALVSDWERNHDPLSSEQIAEIMKVFLLKGLQG; translated from the coding sequence ATGGCACCCGACAGGAGAAAGATGATTGTGGAGGCAGCTACAAAGTCCTTTTCATTATTTGGCTTTAAAGCAACGACAATGGATCAGGTTGCGAAGCTTGCCAATGTTGGAAAAGGGACCATTTATACCTTTTTTAAAAATAAAGAAGAACTGTTTGAAGAAATTATTTCTTCGCTCGTGAAGGAAATGATTGTGGAGGCGGATGCAGCCATCCAGCCGGATTTACCGTTTACGGAAAATGTCCATCGTGCCTTATATCGTTTATTAGAGTTCCGCTCCCAGCACCAGCTTATGATTAAGCTTGTCCAGGAAGAAGCTGAAATGGGAACATTGACGGTATCTGAAATGCTCCAACATGTAGAAAACGAGATTATTGCCTATCTAAGGCAAAAAATCGAAACAGCGATTGCAAAGGGTGCAATTACGAAGGTCAACACAGAAATAACCAGCTTTCTTTTATTAAAAATGTATATTGCCCTTGTGTCGGACTGGGAAAGAAATCACGACCCGTTAAGTTCCGAGCAGATTGCTGAAATCATGAAGGTATTTCTACTAAAGGGGTTGCAGGGGTAA
- a CDS encoding alpha/beta-type small acid-soluble spore protein: MARRNKLLVPEARRGLDVLKAQVVQSANPEDAKFEAAEEVGVPLKKGYNGQLTSEQAGKVGGRLGGSMVRELVKMAQENLSKKQ; this comes from the coding sequence ATGGCGAGAAGAAATAAACTACTTGTTCCTGAAGCACGAAGGGGCTTGGATGTGCTTAAAGCGCAGGTTGTTCAATCTGCGAACCCTGAGGATGCGAAGTTTGAAGCAGCCGAAGAGGTCGGTGTTCCATTGAAAAAGGGCTATAACGGTCAGCTTACATCTGAACAGGCTGGAAAAGTGGGCGGCCGGCTCGGCGGCAGTATGGTGCGTGAGCTCGTGAAAATGGCCCAGGAAAACTTAAGTAAAAAGCAGTGA
- the argS gene encoding arginine--tRNA ligase, producing MNFKKELAAVLFELLDQEMAAADLELMIEKPKNATHGDLAFPCFTLAKLKRKSPNLIAQELSGKIQSPLFEKVEVVGAYLNIFLNKKLVSEQLINSIFEQRGHFADLEFGAGGNITIDMSSPNIAKPFSMGHLRSTVIGNSIALITEKCGYKPIKINHLGDWGTQFGKLITAYKLWGDAEKVKQNPIKELLALYIKFHEVAEADPALEDQGRSWFKRLEDGDAEALSLWQWFRDESLKEFSRIYALMNVEFDSYAGEAFYNDKMERIVKLLEEKQLLIESDQAQVVELTDEQLPPCLIKKSDGATLYATRDLAAALYRKENYNFVQSLYVVGHEQSLHFKQLIAVLGKMSYEWSEKMIHVPFGMMLKDGKKMSTRKGKVVLLEEVLNESIAMAHHNIEEKNPNLANKDVVAKQVGVGAVIFHDLKNNRMNDIEFSLEEMLRFEGETGPYVQYTFARACSILRKANWQAGSQPETFTNSWDKEWKVASLLMEFAPAVKRACENYDPSQVAKYIVDLAQAFNKYYAEVKVLEDSTEKQARLALVYSVTVVLKEGLRLLGIEAPEEM from the coding sequence ATGAATTTTAAGAAGGAGCTGGCAGCCGTTCTCTTTGAGCTGCTTGACCAGGAAATGGCAGCAGCGGATCTGGAACTGATGATTGAAAAACCAAAAAACGCCACACATGGGGATTTGGCCTTTCCATGCTTTACCTTAGCAAAGCTTAAAAGAAAATCACCTAATTTGATCGCACAGGAACTAAGTGGAAAGATTCAATCCCCCCTTTTTGAAAAAGTGGAAGTCGTGGGCGCGTATCTTAATATCTTTTTAAATAAAAAGCTGGTTTCTGAACAGCTCATCAACAGCATCTTTGAACAAAGGGGGCATTTCGCAGACCTCGAATTTGGGGCAGGCGGCAATATAACAATCGACATGTCCTCACCGAATATTGCGAAGCCTTTTTCAATGGGACATTTGCGTTCGACTGTAATAGGAAACTCTATTGCTCTCATAACAGAAAAGTGCGGCTATAAGCCCATCAAAATTAACCATCTGGGGGACTGGGGAACTCAATTCGGAAAATTAATTACCGCCTATAAACTTTGGGGTGATGCCGAAAAGGTAAAACAAAACCCGATTAAGGAGTTACTGGCTCTATATATAAAGTTTCATGAAGTGGCAGAAGCCGATCCAGCACTAGAAGATCAAGGCCGCAGTTGGTTTAAACGACTAGAGGATGGCGACGCAGAAGCGTTAAGCCTATGGCAATGGTTCCGCGATGAATCGCTGAAGGAGTTTTCAAGAATCTATGCATTAATGAATGTTGAATTTGATTCTTATGCCGGCGAGGCTTTCTATAATGACAAAATGGAACGCATCGTCAAGCTGCTCGAGGAGAAACAGCTGCTAATTGAATCTGATCAAGCACAGGTGGTTGAATTAACCGATGAACAGCTGCCGCCGTGTCTCATTAAAAAGTCAGACGGGGCTACGCTTTATGCCACCCGTGATTTAGCTGCCGCTCTCTACAGAAAAGAAAACTATAATTTTGTCCAATCATTATATGTCGTTGGTCATGAACAAAGTCTTCACTTTAAACAGTTAATCGCCGTATTAGGAAAAATGAGCTATGAATGGTCGGAAAAAATGATTCATGTTCCTTTTGGCATGATGTTAAAGGACGGCAAAAAGATGTCGACCCGTAAAGGCAAAGTGGTCCTTTTAGAAGAAGTACTAAACGAATCGATTGCGATGGCGCACCACAATATCGAGGAGAAAAATCCAAACCTGGCAAACAAAGATGTAGTAGCGAAACAAGTAGGGGTGGGCGCAGTTATTTTCCACGACTTAAAGAACAATCGAATGAACGATATCGAATTTTCCTTAGAGGAAATGCTGCGCTTTGAAGGGGAAACAGGACCATATGTTCAATATACCTTTGCCCGTGCTTGTTCCATTTTACGAAAAGCCAATTGGCAAGCCGGATCACAGCCTGAAACCTTCACAAATTCCTGGGATAAGGAATGGAAAGTGGCCAGTCTATTAATGGAATTTGCTCCCGCTGTTAAAAGAGCTTGTGAGAATTACGACCCGTCACAGGTGGCAAAATATATTGTTGACCTTGCCCAAGCCTTTAATAAGTATTACGCAGAGGTAAAAGTCTTAGAAGATAGCACGGAGAAACAAGCACGTTTGGCCCTTGTTTACAGTGTTACGGTCGTTCTTAAAGAAGGATTGCGCTTATTGGGCATTGAAGCACCGGAAGAAATGTAA
- a CDS encoding DinB family protein has translation MSGLLFKSFELTRGKLINNVEGFDEAILDVQPQGFNNTLHWHIGHVLTVAEQFMFGFPKKSTNLPANYMELFASGTKPADWQGDVPSVQELTAQLKEQLKRIKEIPGERFNEKLKAPFLGQETFGELGNFAVFHESNHLGQMHAMKRVIEAAK, from the coding sequence ATGAGCGGATTATTATTTAAGAGTTTTGAGTTAACCAGGGGTAAGTTGATTAATAATGTGGAGGGATTCGACGAAGCTATACTCGATGTCCAACCGCAAGGATTTAACAACACACTCCATTGGCATATCGGCCATGTATTAACGGTTGCCGAACAATTTATGTTTGGCTTTCCGAAAAAGTCAACGAATCTCCCTGCGAACTATATGGAACTTTTTGCATCGGGCACAAAGCCTGCTGACTGGCAAGGTGACGTTCCATCCGTTCAGGAATTGACTGCACAGTTAAAGGAGCAACTCAAACGCATCAAGGAAATTCCAGGAGAACGCTTTAATGAAAAGCTGAAGGCTCCGTTTCTTGGTCAAGAAACGTTTGGGGAACTTGGCAATTTTGCTGTTTTCCATGAGTCAAATCATCTTGGACAAATGCATGCAATGAAACGCGTTATAGAAGCTGCAAAGTAA
- a CDS encoding MFS transporter, with the protein MEKQMTKEKIWTKDFVLICLANFFIFLGFQMTLPTIPLFVEDLGGNEQLIGFVVGIFTFSALLLRPIAGSSLETKGRGFVYLIGLTVFVLSVGSFGFLTSIVLLFAMRVVQGAGWGFSTTASGTIATDLIPASRRGEGMGYYGLSGNLALAFGPSLGLILTGIISFKLFFLICAGLGLMALLLSSRITYKKVEPKPKQTKSKLDLYEKSALKPSMLMFFITVTFGGIAAFLPLYTAEKQIAGIQFYFLIYALALMVTRTFAGQVYDRRGHIAVYIPGTLLILGAMILLAWLPNSTVLYIAAILYGLGFGTVQPALQSWAIEKVPMNRRGMANATFYSFFDLGVGIGAMVFGQIGHLLGYSSIYKTAAVSIFISMLLYFYFLYKERISAGQQGS; encoded by the coding sequence ATGGAAAAACAGATGACGAAAGAAAAGATTTGGACAAAAGACTTTGTGCTGATTTGTTTAGCAAACTTCTTTATCTTTCTTGGATTTCAAATGACACTGCCGACCATTCCGTTGTTTGTGGAGGATTTAGGCGGAAATGAACAATTAATTGGGTTTGTGGTAGGCATCTTTACCTTCTCTGCGTTGCTGCTGCGCCCTATTGCAGGTAGTTCGCTTGAAACAAAGGGGAGAGGCTTTGTCTATCTTATTGGATTAACTGTTTTTGTTCTCTCGGTCGGTTCTTTTGGGTTTTTAACCAGTATTGTTTTATTATTTGCGATGCGCGTCGTTCAAGGGGCTGGCTGGGGATTTTCCACTACAGCATCAGGAACGATTGCTACTGATTTAATCCCTGCTTCGAGAAGGGGCGAGGGAATGGGCTATTACGGGCTTTCCGGCAATTTAGCATTGGCATTTGGCCCCTCCCTTGGATTGATTCTAACCGGTATTATTTCGTTTAAACTATTTTTCTTAATTTGTGCGGGATTAGGGTTGATGGCCCTTCTGTTGTCATCAAGAATTACCTATAAAAAGGTCGAACCTAAACCGAAACAGACTAAATCAAAGCTTGATCTTTATGAGAAAAGCGCCCTAAAACCGTCGATGTTGATGTTCTTTATCACAGTCACATTTGGCGGGATTGCTGCTTTCCTGCCGTTATATACGGCTGAAAAACAGATCGCCGGTATTCAATTTTATTTTCTCATCTATGCCCTTGCATTGATGGTGACAAGGACTTTTGCCGGGCAGGTATATGACCGGAGAGGACATATAGCTGTTTATATTCCCGGTACATTGTTAATCTTGGGGGCGATGATTTTGTTGGCATGGCTTCCGAATAGTACCGTTCTTTATATAGCGGCGATTCTCTACGGTCTTGGCTTCGGGACGGTCCAGCCCGCCTTACAGTCATGGGCGATTGAAAAGGTTCCCATGAATCGAAGAGGGATGGCGAATGCGACGTTCTATTCCTTTTTCGATTTAGGCGTTGGGATCGGGGCAATGGTGTTCGGGCAAATTGGCCATCTACTCGGTTACAGCAGTATTTATAAAACGGCTGCAGTTTCAATCTTCATTTCGATGCTGCTTTATTTCTATTTTCTATACAAAGAGCGGATAAGTGCAGGACAACAGGGATCATAG
- a CDS encoding nucleoside transporter C-terminal domain-containing protein yields MKFILFLAALAVIFLLAFIVSNNKKRIKLKPVAIMLVLQLVFAYLLLNTEIGLVIIRGVSALFEHLLKYAAEGINFVFGGMAMKGAAPFFLNVLMPIVFISVLIGIAQYIKVLPVIIRFLGLFLSKVNGLGKLESYNAVASAVFGQSEVFISVKKQLPFLPEHRLYTLCTSAMSTVSASILGAYMTMIDPKYVITALVLNLFGGFIIANIINPYEVTEQEDIIEIHDAEKQTFFEMLGEYILDGFKVAIIVGAMLIGFVALISMINHIFAAIFGISFQTALGYVFAPLAFVVGIPSSEIVDAGTIMATKLLSNEFVAMIDLGKLTDSLSGRTVGIISVFLVSFANFSSIGIISGAVKGLSEKKGNQVAKFGLKLLFGATLVSLLTAAITGIML; encoded by the coding sequence TTGAAATTTATTTTGTTTTTGGCCGCATTGGCCGTCATCTTTTTACTTGCTTTTATCGTAAGTAACAATAAAAAAAGAATAAAATTGAAGCCGGTTGCGATTATGCTTGTTTTGCAGCTAGTATTTGCTTATTTATTGCTTAATACGGAAATAGGCCTTGTGATTATTAGGGGTGTATCTGCGTTGTTTGAGCATCTTCTCAAGTATGCGGCAGAGGGAATCAACTTTGTCTTTGGCGGAATGGCCATGAAGGGAGCGGCACCTTTCTTCTTAAACGTTCTGATGCCGATTGTCTTTATTTCTGTCTTGATTGGAATTGCTCAGTACATAAAAGTCCTGCCAGTCATTATCCGTTTCCTTGGCTTGTTTTTAAGTAAGGTGAATGGTCTTGGGAAATTAGAATCCTATAATGCAGTCGCATCAGCAGTTTTTGGTCAGTCTGAGGTGTTTATTTCGGTGAAAAAACAGCTGCCATTCCTTCCTGAACATCGATTGTATACACTGTGTACCTCTGCGATGTCAACAGTGTCGGCATCCATTTTAGGGGCTTATATGACCATGATTGATCCGAAATATGTTATTACTGCGCTTGTTTTAAACTTGTTTGGTGGATTTATCATTGCCAATATCATTAATCCATATGAAGTAACGGAACAAGAGGATATTATCGAGATTCATGATGCCGAGAAACAAACCTTTTTTGAAATGCTTGGAGAATATATTTTGGATGGCTTCAAAGTAGCCATTATCGTGGGTGCCATGCTGATTGGGTTTGTTGCATTAATCAGCATGATTAATCATATATTTGCAGCGATTTTCGGCATTAGCTTCCAAACCGCTCTTGGGTATGTGTTTGCTCCACTGGCTTTTGTTGTTGGCATACCTTCATCCGAAATAGTCGATGCAGGAACGATTATGGCGACCAAATTGTTATCCAATGAATTTGTAGCGATGATCGATTTAGGTAAATTAACGGATTCGTTGTCTGGCAGAACAGTGGGGATCATTTCTGTTTTCCTAGTATCGTTCGCCAACTTTTCGTCCATTGGGATTATCAGCGGTGCTGTAAAAGGCCTAAGCGAGAAGAAAGGAAATCAAGTGGCGAAGTTTGGCCTTAAATTGCTATTTGGCGCAACCCTTGTCAGCCTATTAACCGCAGCCATTACGGGTATTATGCTTTAG
- a CDS encoding DedA family protein has protein sequence MADFFNSILEFLSQLGYFGIALGLMIEIIPSEIVLGYGGYMISQGHLNFAGAIIAGTIGGTIAQLFLYWAGYYGGRPFLEKYGKYVLIKKNHIDVAELWFRKYGAGVIFSARFIPVVRHAISIPAGIAKMPVGKFTLYTVAAILPWSILFLYLGKVLGSNWSHVKEFAQPYVLPIIIAAVVLGAIYFLVKKTKKTTD, from the coding sequence ATGGCAGACTTTTTTAACTCCATTTTAGAATTTTTATCGCAGTTAGGATACTTTGGTATCGCGCTGGGATTAATGATAGAGATTATCCCGAGCGAAATTGTTTTAGGCTATGGCGGTTATATGATTTCTCAAGGACATTTAAATTTTGCAGGTGCTATTATTGCCGGTACCATCGGCGGCACAATTGCCCAATTATTTTTATATTGGGCCGGTTATTATGGCGGACGTCCCTTTTTGGAGAAATACGGGAAGTATGTCTTGATTAAGAAGAACCATATTGATGTGGCAGAACTTTGGTTTAGAAAATACGGTGCAGGAGTCATCTTCTCAGCCCGATTCATCCCCGTCGTCAGGCATGCCATTTCCATTCCTGCCGGGATTGCAAAGATGCCCGTCGGTAAATTTACCCTTTACACCGTTGCAGCCATTTTGCCATGGTCGATTCTTTTCCTCTACTTAGGAAAGGTGTTAGGCAGCAACTGGTCACATGTGAAGGAATTCGCTCAGCCATATGTGTTGCCCATCATAATTGCTGCTGTCGTGTTGGGGGCCATCTACTTTTTAGTCAAAAAAACAAAGAAAACCACCGATTAA
- a CDS encoding FtsW/RodA/SpoVE family cell cycle protein → MDQYKKKADRFDWTLTLLLFLFFLISCAAIYSAQASEQYGAKNFLLMQIFWYVIGAAIISVSIFIDSYQYKRLSWYLYGFGLLLLLTVYLAPESIAPIRNGAKSWFVIRGIGQIQPSEFVKTFLILALSRVITTHKENHLEKSLKTDFLLLLKLGITTAVPLGLIMLQPDLGTGLVILAILTGLILISGISWKIIIPIYGAGASFAALIFYLVLIKPEFLEKYLHVQTYQFNRIYAWLDPYSHATSSSFHLLRSLRAIGSGLVTGKGFGHREVYIPEAHTDFIFSVIGEEYGFVGGSIIVGLFFLLIYHLIKTALHTRDPFNTYVCTGIISVITFHVFQNIGMTIQVLPITGIPLPFISYGGSSLMGNMFGMGLIYSFRYHHKTYMFSTENSLQA, encoded by the coding sequence ATGGATCAATACAAGAAAAAGGCTGACCGTTTTGATTGGACGTTAACCTTATTATTATTCCTCTTTTTTTTAATCAGCTGTGCAGCTATTTATAGTGCACAAGCTTCAGAGCAATATGGAGCAAAAAATTTCTTACTCATGCAAATTTTTTGGTATGTGATCGGGGCCGCTATTATCTCCGTTTCCATCTTTATCGACAGCTATCAATATAAGCGGCTTTCCTGGTATTTATATGGCTTCGGGTTGCTTTTGCTTCTTACCGTTTACCTTGCACCAGAATCCATTGCTCCAATAAGAAATGGAGCAAAAAGCTGGTTTGTCATTAGGGGCATCGGGCAAATCCAGCCGTCGGAATTTGTGAAAACCTTTTTGATTTTGGCGCTAAGTCGTGTCATCACAACCCATAAGGAAAACCATCTGGAAAAATCACTGAAAACTGATTTCCTTTTACTATTAAAATTAGGGATTACTACAGCAGTGCCGCTGGGATTGATTATGTTGCAGCCGGACCTTGGCACAGGTCTCGTTATTTTAGCGATTTTAACCGGACTTATTCTAATCTCGGGAATTTCATGGAAAATCATCATCCCCATCTATGGTGCGGGCGCGTCATTTGCAGCACTTATTTTCTATCTTGTCTTAATAAAGCCTGAATTTCTTGAAAAATACCTGCACGTACAAACCTATCAATTTAATCGAATTTATGCCTGGCTTGATCCCTATAGTCATGCCACAAGCTCTAGCTTTCACTTGTTAAGGTCGTTACGTGCCATTGGCTCCGGTCTTGTTACCGGGAAGGGCTTTGGTCATCGTGAGGTTTATATCCCGGAAGCTCATACCGACTTCATCTTTAGCGTGATTGGGGAAGAGTATGGCTTCGTCGGTGGCAGTATCATCGTTGGTCTCTTTTTTCTGCTTATATATCATTTAATCAAGACTGCTTTACACACCCGTGACCCATTTAATACCTATGTCTGTACAGGCATTATCAGCGTGATCACCTTTCATGTATTCCAAAATATCGGGATGACGATTCAAGTACTTCCGATTACAGGTATTCCGCTGCCCTTTATCAGCTACGGCGGGAGCTCGCTTATGGGTAATATGTTCGGAATGGGTCTTATTTACAGCTTTCGCTATCACCATAAAACATACATGTTTTCCACAGAGAATTCCTTACAGGCTTAA
- the mgtE gene encoding magnesium transporter — MIKDMTPNEITLYIIKALKENKKTEFEAILEELQPYDVAKIYQELPEKHKGRFLLFLKFDVLADLMEELQKPDQLGLLNILGIEKSSKVLDLMDNDDLALLLNELSPEKKESLLSGMKQEESNAVKDIMNYPSETAGRMMTNRFVWIRDYFSVREAVDKFKIFAEFAESINYLYVIDEARQLVGVVSYRDLLLAEPEEKIRTIMYERVISVSVTTDQEVVARIAERYDFLAIPVVDEDNILVGIVTVDDIIDIVIKEANEDIEKLSASGKSIDFETKTLVAAARRLPWLILLLFIGVISGRIISSFEDTLQQVVALAFFMPMIAGMTGNTGTQSLAVVVRGLISHDINKRAVTRLITRELGVGITIGLTCAILIAIIAYIWQGNLILGAVVGCSLFFTLIIGTLAGTIIPLILYRLKIDPAVASGPLITTLNDIFSLLTYFGIATMFINYLM; from the coding sequence ATGATTAAAGATATGACTCCCAATGAAATAACGTTATATATTATTAAAGCCTTGAAGGAAAACAAAAAGACGGAGTTTGAAGCGATTCTAGAGGAACTCCAACCCTATGATGTCGCAAAAATATATCAAGAATTACCTGAAAAGCATAAAGGAAGATTCCTATTATTTTTAAAATTTGACGTCCTCGCTGATTTAATGGAGGAGCTTCAAAAGCCAGATCAGCTCGGGTTATTAAATATTCTCGGTATCGAAAAATCCAGTAAGGTACTGGATTTAATGGATAATGATGATTTGGCCCTGCTATTAAATGAATTGTCTCCGGAGAAAAAGGAGTCCCTCCTTTCTGGCATGAAACAAGAGGAGTCCAATGCGGTCAAAGACATCATGAATTACCCCTCAGAAACAGCAGGAAGAATGATGACCAACCGCTTTGTTTGGATTCGTGATTATTTTTCTGTCAGAGAAGCCGTCGATAAGTTTAAAATATTTGCTGAGTTTGCTGAATCGATTAACTATTTGTATGTAATTGATGAAGCCCGGCAGCTTGTCGGGGTTGTCTCCTACCGAGATTTACTATTAGCTGAACCAGAGGAGAAAATCCGCACAATCATGTACGAACGGGTCATTTCTGTTTCCGTAACAACTGACCAAGAGGTTGTCGCACGAATAGCGGAACGTTACGACTTTTTAGCCATCCCGGTTGTCGACGAGGACAATATCCTTGTTGGGATTGTAACGGTTGATGACATTATCGATATTGTCATTAAGGAAGCAAATGAAGATATTGAAAAGTTATCAGCTTCTGGGAAATCGATCGACTTTGAAACCAAAACATTGGTTGCGGCAGCAAGACGTCTTCCCTGGTTGATTTTACTTTTATTTATTGGGGTAATTTCTGGAAGAATTATCAGCAGCTTTGAAGATACCCTCCAACAAGTTGTCGCTTTAGCCTTTTTTATGCCAATGATTGCTGGGATGACAGGAAACACCGGGACACAGTCACTCGCCGTCGTTGTCAGGGGGCTGATCTCCCATGATATTAATAAACGAGCAGTTACCCGCTTAATTACAAGGGAACTTGGCGTGGGCATCACCATTGGCCTTACCTGTGCCATTCTTATCGCCATTATCGCTTATATCTGGCAGGGGAATTTAATTTTAGGCGCTGTTGTCGGCTGCTCCTTATTTTTCACTCTCATCATCGGTACACTGGCAGGAACGATTATTCCCCTGATCCTTTACCGACTGAAAATTGATCCCGCAGTAGCATCCGGGCCGTTAATTACCACCTTAAACGATATTTTTTCATTACTCACCTACTTTGGCATCGCCACAATGTTTATAAACTATCTTATGTAG